The Gemmatimonas phototrophica region GCCCGAGTTGCGGACGAACGTGGTGTCGCGGAACGCCAGCTGATCGAGGCGGACGACGATGGAGTAGTTGTACGAACCGTTATCCGTGGTGACCGTCTGGCGAGCCGGCAGCAGAATGGAGTCGGCCCCCACCCCACCAGCGGCAAAGCGCTCGATCTCCAGCGTGTCCGCGCGATTCTGAGACTGGCCGATTGCCTGTTCGAAGAAGAAGTGCGAAGACTTCTTGTTCAGGTTCTCCCAGCGAATCGTGCCCTGATTCGGGAAGGGCGTGCTCTGTCCAGGCGTTGGCGTTGTCGAGTACACGATGACCACATCGCCGCACGCCGAACCCGGGCTGACCGGTCCACTACAGGTTGAGGCGATGTACTGCGGGCGATCGCTGAAGTCGTAGATCGTGCGCTGCGTGATGACCTGATCGGTATTCGCGGCCCGGGTGCTCGTGATCGAGTACACCATGATATTGGGCAGCGGATAGCGATACACTTCGCGGCCGGTAGGACCGGCGTTGAGGTTCACGTAGCTGACGTTGGTACCACCGGAGTTCGCCACGAGCAGCGTGTCACCCATGACGCCATCACGATTCCGGGGCCAGGCCGAGATACCCCAGGGGCGCGAGCCCACGGCGATGGGGGCGCGGAAGGTGGAGTCGGCCAGGTTGAACACCTCGAGCCAGTTGCGCTCGATGTTCGAGAGATACAGCCGGTCCGTGCGTGGCACATACAGTGCGTCGGCGATCTGACCGCCGCCCGGAAGCGGATTGGTGTAGCCGGCCACCACCTGTACCGTATCCGCACGCAGGGCGCCGGAGCCGAAGCGGGCCAGATCACGACGACCATTGGCGTTGCGGGCGAAGCCGGCGACCGTGACTGGCGTTGGGAAGGCCGTTACCGGGATGCGCGATCGGAACGTGCGCACCAGCGTGGAAAACGCTCCCGTGGAAGTCACAGAGTCGGCCACCAGGAGTTGCCCGGTGAGCGTACGGACCTCGTACCCAATCGTGGCGATACCAACCGGGTCGGTCGCCTCAACGAACACCGTATCGCTGACTTCGACACGCGGCGACACGCCGGTACGGACCACCGGAATGGTGTTCGCATTGGCCGGGCTCTGCACCGCGTAGGCGACCGTGGTGCCCAGCACGCGCTGGTTGAGCGAGTCCGTGACGAACGGCGTGACATTGATGGTCGCACCGCGCACCGTGTCCGGAATGGTGAGCGTATCGAGCACCGACAAGGAATCACGCAGCGGCGAGTTGTACGTGAGCGAGTCACGGAAGCTGTACGCGCCGCTGATCTGGTAGCCGATGGTCCGGACCTTGTAGCGGGCCTTGCCGGACAACGACAGCACGAGCGCCTTGCCGCTCACAACCGGTGAGTTGGCGACCGGACTGGTGATGATGGCTTGCGGCGGCTCAAGGTTGCCCACCGTCAGGGCCACCAACGCCGTGTCGGACTGATTGCCAGCACCGTCCGTGGCCACCGTACGGGCGCTGACCGTGGCACCGATGGGCGCGTTGCCCGGCACCTTCACGTTGACCGCCATCGTGATGGAGGTCACGGCGCTGGTCATCACGGTGTCGTACTGCGCCGTGATCCCGCCCGCCAGCAGCAGGCGAACGCGCTTGAGGCCGATGTTGTCGGTCGCGTTGATGGTCACCGACAGCAGTGTGTCAGCCACCGGATTGCCCTTGGCGATCGAGACCCGTGGCTTCACGGTATCGGCAAAGGGCGGATCGATGACCTCGTCACCGTCGCAAGCACCGAGGGCCACGGCCGCCACGAGGGCGGCCAGACCCGCGCGCAGGCGCGGCCGGGGTGCGGAGTAGAATGAGAACATGAGTGATTTATCCTCGTCGCCTTAGCGGCCTGGGGGCGGCGTGACGCCTTCGTCCAGGATGTGGGGCGTGACCAGGATGAGGAGGTCGCGCTTGGTCTCGTTCTTGGAGTTCTGCGAGAAGAGCCGGCCGACGAACGGCAGATTCATGAGCACCGGGATGCCGCTCCGGAAGCGCGTGGTTTCGGTTACCGTGAGTCCGCCAATCACGGCCGCCTCACCATCCGCCACGAGCACCTGCGATTCGGCGCGCTGCCGGTTGAAGATGACGCCCACATCCGTCTGAGAGATTTCCGCGCTGGAATTCTCCGCCTTGATGTTCATGAGCACCATCTTGTTGTTCGTGATCTGGGGCGTCACCGAGAGCTTGATACCGGCTTCTTCCTTGGACACGGCGGCCCGGGGGAAGAAGGCGGCCGCATTGGGCGCCTGGGCGCCGGCTCCACCGCCGGCACCACCGCCACCACCGCCACCGCCACCCTGCGCGCCCTGTCCACCGGCGTCGATCACTCGGATCGGGATTTCCTGACCGACGAAGATCTCAGCGCTCCGGTTGTTCAGGATCGTGATGCTGGGCTCCGACTGCACATCCGCCAGGGACGTGGTCTGCAGCGCGTTGAGGAACGCGGTCAACTGATAGCGACCGAGTGCCGTGCTGTAGATCAGGTTGAGGGCGTTGGGCTTGATGGCATTGTTGGCGTTGGCAATACCAGCGATGGCGTTACCGCCGAGGGCGATGCGCGCCGGGCCCTGGAAGGGCGCTCCGCCACCCGTCGCGTCAGGCACCCCGTCGCCGTCCGTATCAATGGCGGTCAGCGTGGCCGGATCGGTACGCGGAACCAGCTGCTGGAAGAACTGCTTGTTGCCGGTGCCGAGGTCGTAGGCGAGACCGATATCCTGAATGCCGGTGCGATTCACGAACACGATCTTCGCCTTGATGGCCACCTGCGGCGTGCGCACATCGAGCTGCTGAATGCGCGACACGATTTCCGGCAGGCGCGAGGGGACTTCCGTGATGATCAGCTTGTTGGTGGCGCTATCCGACGCCACCGAGCCACGCACCACGCACCCCTGCCCGCCCATCTGCTGCTGATTACCCTGCGAACCGCCACCAGACTGATTCATCGGCATGCCGAGATCGCGGCCCGTAGCCATGGTGCTGAGTCCCGTGCAATCCCGGGCGAGCAGCGCCTGCACCGTATTGCGGAGCACGGCGGCCTTGGCGTAGTTGATGTCTACGATCTGGGTGACCAGCGGCTCGAGCGCCTGGTTGGACGCCAGGTTCCGGTAGCTATCCACCGAGATGATCCCGCTGGCGTCTTCCGTGGCGGCCAGTCCCTGCGACTGCAGGATGGCCTGCAGGGCGACGTCCCACGGCTTGTCGGCGATATCGGCGGTGACCGTGCCGTCCACATCCTTGCCCACGACGATGGTGCGTCCCGAGAAGGTGGCGAAGGCCGCAATCACGTCGCGGATGCTGGTGCCATCATACGACACCGTGATGCGGGGCTTCTGCTGCTGACGACGCGCGGCCGAGATGGACGCTTCCGACGCGGGGGTCCGCGGGGTGAGCATGCCTTCGGAGTTCACGTCAATCTTTGGCGC contains the following coding sequences:
- a CDS encoding YncE family protein; amino-acid sequence: MFSFYSAPRPRLRAGLAALVAAVALGACDGDEVIDPPFADTVKPRVSIAKGNPVADTLLSVTINATDNIGLKRVRLLLAGGITAQYDTVMTSAVTSITMAVNVKVPGNAPIGATVSARTVATDGAGNQSDTALVALTVGNLEPPQAIITSPVANSPVVSGKALVLSLSGKARYKVRTIGYQISGAYSFRDSLTYNSPLRDSLSVLDTLTIPDTVRGATINVTPFVTDSLNQRVLGTTVAYAVQSPANANTIPVVRTGVSPRVEVSDTVFVEATDPVGIATIGYEVRTLTGQLLVADSVTSTGAFSTLVRTFRSRIPVTAFPTPVTVAGFARNANGRRDLARFGSGALRADTVQVVAGYTNPLPGGGQIADALYVPRTDRLYLSNIERNWLEVFNLADSTFRAPIAVGSRPWGISAWPRNRDGVMGDTLLVANSGGTNVSYVNLNAGPTGREVYRYPLPNIMVYSITSTRAANTDQVITQRTIYDFSDRPQYIASTCSGPVSPGSACGDVVIVYSTTPTPGQSTPFPNQGTIRWENLNKKSSHFFFEQAIGQSQNRADTLEIERFAAGGVGADSILLPARQTVTTDNGSYNYSIVVRLDQLAFRDTTFVRNSGNFRRAVFGEGGPVLGSRAMTYDVTRGFETTPPLPVIDRGVSRPVDVSDFIANTFARVQGVGINFDGELNAVKGDSTYLFDNSLRLQGILQSRPSGGGLDFHPLNSGANSTPLRTRLAFVASSEPVIDVFDTYCYRKIATIPIRDPIVGPVRATVRPNGQLVLVGATIRGVTLVALPDNFTTTCQ
- a CDS encoding type IV pilus secretin family protein; amino-acid sequence: MMGPTTVAVMAAMLVGTAPTPAPHTAPSAATAITNDDAVIRGRVRAIEVAPAPNGTAIVLDVDAAVTLNHFTLSNPTRIVVDLGGANLAIPSNYDGKARGAVRNVRLSQFRADTARLVIDLDAAHKYTVERDGNSVRINIEAPSAQFARWGTGRASTNVTAVATGRLESPVAVPATAAPADSARKPDAAPAAISEPVRIDVAKSEPLKAEPAKVEAPKIDVNSEGMLTPRTPASEASISAARRQQQKPRITVSYDGTSIRDVIAAFATFSGRTIVVGKDVDGTVTADIADKPWDVALQAILQSQGLAATEDASGIISVDSYRNLASNQALEPLVTQIVDINYAKAAVLRNTVQALLARDCTGLSTMATGRDLGMPMNQSGGGSQGNQQQMGGQGCVVRGSVASDSATNKLIITEVPSRLPEIVSRIQQLDVRTPQVAIKAKIVFVNRTGIQDIGLAYDLGTGNKQFFQQLVPRTDPATLTAIDTDGDGVPDATGGGAPFQGPARIALGGNAIAGIANANNAIKPNALNLIYSTALGRYQLTAFLNALQTTSLADVQSEPSITILNNRSAEIFVGQEIPIRVIDAGGQGAQGGGGGGGGGAGGGAGAQAPNAAAFFPRAAVSKEEAGIKLSVTPQITNNKMVLMNIKAENSSAEISQTDVGVIFNRQRAESQVLVADGEAAVIGGLTVTETTRFRSGIPVLMNLPFVGRLFSQNSKNETKRDLLILVTPHILDEGVTPPPGR